A portion of the Sabethes cyaneus chromosome 3, idSabCyanKW18_F2, whole genome shotgun sequence genome contains these proteins:
- the LOC128740982 gene encoding ankyrin repeat domain-containing protein 29 yields the protein MCNTGTTALFFAAQGGYVDVARILLKAGAPVDCSSVDHATPLFIAAQNGHNAVLKLLLAAGAHPDTARNDGATPLWIASQMGHDHVVKMLLLHGAYVDAVRCDGATALFKAAHKGHSSVVHELLKYRPNLGIIPNGESALHAAALFGHLPVVKQLIGAGADVSLKNQDGQTPLQISRQQKYHAVYQYLKDREHYLRHQSASVGGKNLVSANAAASAAATVVISS from the exons ATGTGCAAT ACCGGAACGACGGCGCTATTTTTCGCAGCCCAAGGCGGTTACGTCGATGTCGCTAGGATACTACTGAAAGCCGGTGCACCGGTAGACTGCTCTTCGGTG GATCATGCAACACCGCTCTTCATAGCGGCTCAAAACGGACATAACGCAGTTCTGAAACTGCTGTTGGCGGCCGGAGCCCATCCGGACACGGCCCGAAACGATGGTGCCACCCCGCTGTGGATCGCTTCGCAGATGGGCCACGATCATGTTGTCAAAATGCTGCTGCTGCACGGTGCTTACGTGGATGCTGTTCGATGT GATGGTGCAACGGCACTCTTCAAGGCCGCCCACAAAGGCCACAGTTCGGTAGTGCACGAACTGCTCAAGTATCGCCCGAACTTGGGCATCATTCCGAATGGGGAATCTGCCCTGCACGCAGCTGCCCTGTTTGGTCATCTTCCGGTGGTGAAACAGCTGATCGGTGCCGGAGCGGATGTTTCCCTGAAGAACCAGGATGGTCAGACACCGCTGCAGATCTCCCGGCAGCAGAAGTATCACGCCGTCTATCAGTATCTGAAGGACCGCGAACACTATCTGCGCCATCAAAGTGCCTCGGTCGGTGGCAAGAATCTGGTGTCGGCCAACGCCGCAGCATCGGCAGCCGCGACGGTCGTTATCAGCAGCTAG